A region of Hydrogenimonas cancrithermarum DNA encodes the following proteins:
- a CDS encoding efflux RND transporter permease subunit gives MIEKFIRFAIEKPILNHIFLIFLFVLSIFAYINIPKEIFPPGNLDRVTITGHYTGASADLLDKMAVHTIEDGLKNLSEIDTIESVIKNGSFSIGADIKPGNDPDLTLNDAKDILSNIRRDLPSDMDEPIAKIAKRNFPLVIIAVAAQKPKKELLRVADAIKSDLSNFKDLSDIVIYGDADDELDIFIDSEKVDALGLSKRSVVNTLSQIASIFPIGAVKQRGNHLFISTINGEKEAKALEETLLHIDGKTILLKDIAEVKFQLSEPTEISHFNGIKNVSISVSKSEEGNAIALSKEIRRLLRAYEERYPEFTFDVYTDTSVWIKNRLNTVVSNIIFGLGLVFLSMLLFVNARIALVVAIGIPVSFMIGLVASEILGYSLNMLTLLGALIALGMLVDEAIVVAENIYRYIEEGMEPKKAAIKGSVEMFPAVLTATMTTVFAFLPLLMLSGKLGEFIKVLPVMITILLLSSLFEAFYFLPLHAKDMLKPTKEMGFTQRFWENNYRIYRTILRPLIRHKYVTLPLMVGAIVFATWILAKQSRFQLFPEFDTTQIYVNGEVDINNDLEDNEKIVSRLEKVLFENLSKEDVSSITAVIGLKLDSNNKGEHADNLFHVFVNLHEPVPQNFFDKYLNPYLSPEYDDSDMMRRRSAQEVAAQIQKLVEPLRRKRDAYGPLFKELNVIVPQAGIVKSDIELSLGGPQEKVTNALKEVEAALAKIEGVENITDDAKPGEDELKLRINRYGQRLGFTEGALTQALQPFFLEGEYGKMFNDEGLVRIRLQDIDKESLERFERFELQVPGKPVWVKLADIVEIERRKSFAKIFKVDGRRVSTVYASLNKKLITSGEVMDRLAPVFGALEKEGISVDIKGEEKENRTVKREIIQSAIIAIFLIFVALVWMFDSVTLPLITLSTIPLSILGVLVGHMVMGINLTMPSLIGIVGLSGVVVNDGLIMIDFIKHTRNLDELLERAKLRLRPILLTSLTTVLGLSSLMFFASGQALILQPMAVTLGFGLIWATILNLYYVPVMFSILYRVKST, from the coding sequence ATGATTGAAAAATTTATACGATTCGCGATCGAAAAGCCGATTCTCAACCACATTTTCCTGATCTTTCTCTTTGTCCTCTCCATTTTCGCCTACATCAACATTCCCAAAGAGATCTTTCCGCCGGGCAATCTCGACCGGGTGACGATCACGGGACACTATACGGGGGCGAGCGCCGACCTACTGGACAAGATGGCGGTCCACACGATCGAAGACGGCCTGAAAAACCTGAGTGAAATCGATACGATCGAGTCGGTTATAAAAAACGGCTCTTTTTCGATCGGTGCCGACATCAAGCCCGGGAACGATCCCGACCTGACGCTAAACGATGCCAAAGATATCCTCTCCAATATCCGGCGCGACCTCCCTTCCGATATGGATGAGCCGATCGCGAAGATCGCCAAGCGGAACTTTCCGCTCGTCATCATCGCCGTGGCGGCACAAAAGCCGAAAAAAGAGCTTCTTAGAGTCGCCGATGCGATCAAGAGCGATTTGTCCAATTTCAAAGATCTGAGCGATATCGTCATCTACGGCGATGCCGACGACGAGCTCGACATCTTTATCGACAGTGAAAAGGTGGATGCGCTGGGCCTGTCGAAGCGTTCTGTCGTCAATACACTTTCGCAGATCGCTTCGATCTTTCCGATCGGTGCCGTCAAACAGCGGGGTAACCATCTCTTTATCAGCACGATCAACGGGGAGAAAGAGGCCAAAGCACTCGAAGAGACATTGCTGCATATCGACGGGAAAACGATCTTACTCAAAGATATCGCCGAGGTGAAATTTCAGCTGAGTGAGCCGACGGAGATTTCTCACTTCAACGGGATCAAGAATGTCTCCATTTCGGTAAGTAAATCGGAAGAGGGGAATGCGATCGCCCTCTCCAAAGAGATACGACGGCTTCTGCGAGCGTACGAGGAGAGGTATCCCGAATTTACGTTCGATGTCTATACCGATACCTCGGTTTGGATCAAAAACCGTCTCAATACCGTCGTTTCGAACATCATCTTCGGGCTGGGGCTCGTCTTTCTGTCGATGCTGCTCTTCGTCAATGCCCGTATCGCACTCGTCGTGGCGATCGGTATTCCGGTCAGTTTCATGATCGGGCTCGTGGCCTCGGAGATTCTGGGGTACAGCCTCAATATGCTGACGTTGCTCGGCGCGTTGATCGCGCTGGGGATGCTGGTGGACGAAGCGATCGTCGTGGCGGAGAACATCTACCGCTATATCGAGGAGGGAATGGAGCCTAAAAAGGCTGCGATCAAAGGATCGGTGGAGATGTTTCCGGCCGTATTGACGGCGACGATGACGACGGTCTTCGCTTTCCTGCCGCTTCTGATGCTCAGTGGCAAACTGGGGGAGTTCATCAAGGTACTGCCGGTGATGATCACGATTCTGCTGCTCAGTTCGCTTTTCGAGGCGTTCTATTTTCTTCCTCTGCATGCGAAAGATATGCTCAAACCTACCAAAGAGATGGGGTTTACGCAGCGCTTCTGGGAGAATAACTACCGAATTTACCGAACCATCCTCCGGCCGCTGATCCGTCACAAATATGTTACGCTCCCCCTGATGGTCGGTGCAATCGTGTTCGCGACGTGGATATTGGCGAAACAGAGCCGTTTTCAGCTCTTTCCGGAGTTCGATACGACGCAGATCTATGTCAACGGTGAAGTCGATATCAACAATGACCTGGAAGACAACGAAAAGATTGTTTCCCGGCTCGAAAAGGTACTGTTCGAGAACCTTTCCAAAGAGGATGTCTCGTCGATCACGGCGGTGATAGGTCTCAAGCTCGACAGCAACAACAAAGGCGAACACGCCGACAACCTCTTTCATGTTTTCGTCAATCTCCACGAACCGGTTCCACAAAACTTCTTCGACAAATATCTCAATCCCTATTTGAGTCCGGAGTATGACGACAGTGACATGATGCGTCGCCGCTCGGCGCAGGAGGTGGCGGCACAGATCCAGAAACTTGTCGAACCGTTGAGGAGGAAACGCGATGCCTACGGGCCGCTTTTCAAAGAGCTCAATGTCATCGTTCCGCAGGCGGGAATCGTCAAGAGCGATATCGAGCTCTCGTTGGGCGGTCCGCAAGAGAAGGTGACGAATGCACTAAAAGAGGTCGAAGCCGCACTTGCAAAGATCGAAGGGGTCGAAAATATCACCGATGACGCCAAGCCGGGGGAAGACGAGCTGAAATTGCGCATCAACCGTTACGGCCAGCGGCTCGGGTTCACGGAAGGGGCGCTGACACAGGCGCTGCAGCCCTTTTTCCTCGAAGGGGAGTACGGCAAGATGTTCAACGACGAGGGGCTTGTGCGTATAAGGTTGCAGGATATCGACAAAGAGAGTCTGGAGCGGTTCGAACGGTTCGAACTTCAGGTTCCCGGGAAACCGGTGTGGGTGAAACTGGCCGATATCGTCGAGATCGAACGCAGAAAGAGTTTCGCGAAAATTTTCAAGGTCGACGGCAGACGCGTCAGTACGGTTTACGCCTCTTTGAACAAAAAGTTGATCACTTCAGGCGAAGTGATGGATCGGCTCGCGCCGGTTTTTGGAGCGCTCGAAAAAGAGGGGATATCCGTCGATATCAAAGGCGAAGAGAAAGAGAACAGAACCGTCAAGCGGGAGATCATCCAGTCGGCGATCATCGCGATTTTCCTGATTTTCGTAGCACTGGTCTGGATGTTCGATTCGGTGACACTGCCACTCATTACCCTTTCGACCATTCCGCTCTCCATTCTCGGGGTACTGGTCGGGCATATGGTGATGGGAATCAACCTGACGATGCCGAGTCTCATCGGAATCGTGGGGCTTTCAGGCGTTGTCGTCAACGATGGGTTGATCATGATCGATTTCATCAAACATACGCGAAATCTCGATGAACTTCTGGAGCGTGCAAAACTTCGGCTTCGTCCGATTCTTCTAACGTCGTTGACGACGGTTCTGGGCCTTTCATCGCTGATGTTTTTCGCTTCCGGCCAGGCCTTGATTCTTCAGCCGATGGCGGTGACGCTCGGTTTCGGCCTGATCTGGGCGACGATACTGAATCTCTATTATGTTCCGGTCATGTTTTCCATACTTTATCGAGTCAAGTCCACATAA
- the rsmH gene encoding 16S rRNA (cytosine(1402)-N(4))-methyltransferase RsmH, translating to MNEKTPHIPVLLHEVLDCFEAMPKEGVFIDCTLGYGGHSEAILKKFPDIRLIGIDQDPEAIAFASKRLARFAERFEARRGRFSDLLPQLLNLPVCGILADFGVSSLQLDKKERGFSFLSENLDMRMNPEGELNAYDVVNTYPQHELERIFREFGEERAWRKAAKAIVDARAKKPIESGIELSEILGRVIPKRGKNNPATALFQAIRIEVNDELGEIVRLLDALEAQPPRGAVVGLITFHSLEDRLVKQRFKAWSTSCICPPEAFRCTCGNDHALGRALSRKPFVASADEVRENPRSRSAKLRCFQFFGEMS from the coding sequence ATGAACGAAAAAACCCCACATATTCCCGTACTTTTGCATGAAGTTCTCGACTGTTTCGAGGCGATGCCGAAAGAGGGTGTTTTCATCGACTGTACGCTTGGATACGGGGGCCACAGCGAGGCGATTTTGAAAAAGTTCCCCGATATCCGCCTGATCGGAATAGATCAGGACCCCGAGGCGATCGCATTCGCCTCGAAGCGTCTGGCACGGTTCGCAGAGCGGTTCGAAGCGCGGCGGGGGAGATTTTCCGACCTGCTGCCGCAGTTGTTGAACCTTCCGGTTTGCGGAATTCTCGCGGACTTCGGCGTCTCGTCGCTGCAGCTGGACAAAAAGGAGCGGGGATTCAGTTTTCTCTCCGAAAACCTCGATATGCGGATGAATCCGGAAGGGGAGTTGAATGCATACGATGTGGTCAACACCTATCCTCAGCATGAGTTGGAGCGCATTTTCAGGGAGTTTGGGGAGGAAAGGGCCTGGCGCAAGGCGGCGAAAGCCATCGTCGATGCACGGGCGAAAAAGCCGATCGAAAGCGGTATCGAACTCTCGGAGATTTTAGGACGCGTCATTCCGAAACGGGGAAAAAACAATCCCGCAACGGCACTCTTTCAGGCGATCCGCATCGAAGTGAACGACGAACTTGGCGAAATCGTCAGGCTTTTGGATGCGCTGGAGGCGCAACCGCCCCGTGGGGCCGTCGTCGGGCTCATCACTTTTCATTCGCTCGAAGACAGGCTCGTCAAACAGCGTTTCAAAGCGTGGAGCACCTCTTGCATCTGTCCGCCGGAAGCGTTTCGATGCACGTGTGGTAACGACCATGCCCTGGGCAGAGCGCTCAGCCGAAAGCCTTTTGTCGCTTCAGCCGATGAAGTCAGGGAAAATCCCAGAAGCAGAAGTGCGAAACTGCGCTGTTTTCAATTTTTCGGAGAGATGTCGTGA
- a CDS encoding DUF72 domain-containing protein, translated as MSIHVGTSGFYYEHWRGLFYPESLAKSHFFEFYMKHFDTVELNSTFYHLPRLKTTEHWAQMSPEAFLFSLKAYRGITHYRKLSDVKEELYRYLHLVKPLKPKLASILFQLPPSLHLDLPLLRDFLEILPSGYRYTVEFRHASWLTDDVFNLLKSYNVALCINDFGKRETPFEMTADFGYIRFHGPTGRYGGSYDDATLSMWAERLKEASRTLKDIFVYFNNDFGGFAVQNAKTLKQML; from the coding sequence ATGAGTATCCATGTCGGAACGTCAGGGTTCTACTATGAACACTGGCGTGGTCTTTTCTATCCCGAGAGCCTTGCGAAGAGCCATTTTTTCGAGTTTTACATGAAGCATTTCGATACGGTTGAGCTCAACAGCACGTTCTACCATCTTCCGCGCCTCAAAACAACCGAGCATTGGGCGCAGATGTCGCCGGAAGCGTTTCTTTTTTCTCTGAAAGCCTACCGCGGGATCACCCATTACCGAAAGCTTTCGGATGTCAAAGAGGAGCTCTACCGCTATCTTCATCTCGTCAAACCGCTCAAACCCAAACTCGCTTCGATCCTCTTTCAGCTGCCTCCTTCCTTGCATCTCGATCTTCCGCTGCTGCGGGATTTTCTTGAGATTCTGCCTTCCGGATACCGCTATACCGTCGAGTTTCGTCACGCAAGCTGGCTGACGGACGATGTTTTCAATCTGCTAAAAAGCTACAACGTGGCACTCTGTATCAACGATTTCGGAAAGAGAGAGACCCCCTTCGAGATGACAGCCGATTTCGGCTATATCCGTTTTCACGGCCCGACTGGGCGATACGGGGGCAGCTACGACGATGCGACGTTGTCGATGTGGGCCGAGAGGCTGAAAGAGGCTTCACGCACGCTGAAAGATATTTTCGTCTATTTTAACAACGACTTCGGCGGGTTTGCGGTACAGAATGCCAAGACGCTCAAACAGATGCTCTAA
- a CDS encoding adenosylmethionine--8-amino-7-oxononanoate transaminase, which produces MKNSEMTARDLAHIWHPCTQMKDHETLPVVPVKSAQGVWLEDFEGNRYIDGISSWWVNLFGHANPYISGKLSEQARTLEHVLLAGFTHEPAVRLAERLCAIAPGTLNRLFFADNGSSAVEVALKMSYHAHLNNGETRPLFLSLSNSYHGETIGALSVGDVELYKKTYEPILIRSIQTPVPEDRSEAAAHKAADALETLLRERGSEISAMILEPLVQCAGNMHMYHPVYLRLAKTLCERHGIHFIADEIAVGFGRTGTMFACEQAGITPDFMCLSKGLTGGYMPLAVVLTSDEIYGAFYCDYLEYKAFLHSHSYTGNPLGCACANAVLDIFENENVIGQNREKAQWMAEFLKPFEALDNVEEVRQTGMIAAVELKGYPPQERVNLKIFDYCLKHGVFVRPLGNVLYFMPPYIISYEEMRHMIQTTYDAVKSL; this is translated from the coding sequence ATGAAAAACAGTGAGATGACGGCACGGGACCTGGCACATATCTGGCACCCATGCACACAGATGAAAGATCACGAGACCCTTCCCGTCGTTCCCGTTAAATCAGCCCAAGGCGTGTGGCTCGAAGATTTCGAAGGGAATCGATACATCGACGGCATCAGCAGCTGGTGGGTCAATCTTTTCGGGCATGCCAACCCATACATTTCCGGAAAACTGTCCGAACAGGCCCGGACACTTGAGCATGTACTTTTGGCAGGGTTCACCCATGAACCAGCCGTGAGGCTTGCCGAAAGGCTCTGTGCAATCGCGCCGGGTACGCTGAACAGACTCTTTTTCGCCGACAACGGTTCGAGTGCGGTCGAAGTGGCGTTGAAAATGAGTTATCACGCCCATCTCAACAACGGCGAGACGCGTCCACTGTTTCTCTCGTTAAGCAACAGTTACCATGGCGAGACGATCGGAGCACTTTCGGTCGGAGACGTGGAACTCTACAAAAAGACGTACGAACCCATTCTGATCCGTTCCATCCAGACCCCGGTACCCGAAGACAGGAGCGAAGCGGCTGCACACAAAGCGGCGGATGCGCTCGAAACGCTTCTGCGTGAGAGAGGGAGCGAGATTTCTGCGATGATCCTCGAACCGCTGGTGCAGTGTGCCGGAAACATGCATATGTACCATCCCGTTTATCTTCGGCTGGCAAAGACGCTCTGTGAACGTCATGGCATCCATTTTATCGCCGACGAGATCGCCGTCGGTTTCGGCCGGACCGGTACGATGTTCGCCTGTGAGCAGGCCGGAATAACGCCCGATTTCATGTGCCTGTCGAAAGGGTTGACCGGTGGTTATATGCCGCTTGCCGTCGTACTCACGTCCGACGAGATCTACGGCGCTTTCTATTGTGATTATCTCGAGTACAAAGCCTTTCTCCATTCGCATAGCTATACGGGCAATCCGCTCGGATGCGCCTGTGCAAACGCCGTGTTGGATATTTTCGAAAACGAAAACGTGATCGGGCAAAACCGTGAGAAAGCGCAGTGGATGGCGGAGTTTCTGAAGCCGTTTGAAGCACTCGACAACGTCGAAGAGGTACGTCAGACCGGCATGATCGCGGCCGTGGAGCTGAAAGGGTATCCACCGCAGGAGCGGGTCAACCTGAAAATTTTCGATTATTGCCTGAAGCATGGCGTATTCGTTCGTCCTCTGGGCAACGTGCTCTACTTCATGCCTCCTTATATTATTTCATATGAAGAAATGCGCCATATGATCCAGACAACATATGACGCGGTGAAATCGCTATGA
- a CDS encoding peptidylprolyl isomerase, whose amino-acid sequence MISWMQKHRKYLVITIWISTIAFVGAGFVGWGTYQYGGKSNNVAKVGDVPVTMQEFQTAYGNVYQQYNQAMGGKLDEATAKKMGLQKQVLQSLIYQALLKNFAKEHNIVVSDEEVQQAILNIPAFQKNGRFDKSTYIAVLQSMRMKPKTFEANLKNEILLNKTLSLLNPGMAPLELEAFGSAIFMADRLRYKVFSAEEIQVSFSDDELKRYWEEHKSDYMTPKRYKLAILWITPSTELPEEPAIESFYKEHRTDFTDSEGKILPLEKVREEVVEKLRLKTSKKAAQLAYIDLKKGKKAAEEEKTVDAGDTIFPAEVWEEIEGALPGTVLKPKIVGGRYAVIKVIETILPQPKSFEKAYDDVKVDYLSKKRLELLQKMAEKASAQLDDAQLSDYVTRDSVDKLPPLTKEEAAAFLQKLFSTNRPNGAILLDNKAVSYSIVEQKLLNSDKLEQHKTFIEENAKKMKSNLLQSNLIDRLQQKYTIEIYLKETE is encoded by the coding sequence ATGATCAGCTGGATGCAAAAACACAGAAAATATCTTGTCATAACGATTTGGATCAGCACCATCGCATTCGTAGGTGCCGGTTTCGTCGGATGGGGAACCTACCAGTACGGCGGCAAGAGCAACAATGTCGCGAAAGTCGGCGACGTACCTGTCACGATGCAGGAGTTTCAGACGGCCTATGGGAATGTCTATCAACAGTACAACCAGGCGATGGGTGGCAAACTCGACGAAGCAACGGCCAAAAAGATGGGACTTCAGAAGCAGGTTCTTCAATCGCTCATCTATCAGGCGCTGCTCAAGAATTTCGCCAAAGAGCACAATATCGTCGTCAGCGACGAAGAGGTACAGCAGGCGATTCTCAATATCCCGGCTTTTCAGAAAAACGGCAGATTCGACAAATCGACCTATATCGCCGTTCTGCAAAGCATGCGCATGAAACCCAAGACTTTCGAGGCAAACCTCAAAAACGAAATTTTGCTGAACAAGACGCTTTCGCTCCTCAATCCCGGCATGGCACCGCTGGAGCTCGAAGCATTCGGATCCGCCATCTTCATGGCGGACAGATTGCGCTACAAAGTCTTCAGCGCCGAAGAGATCCAGGTCAGTTTCAGTGACGATGAATTGAAGCGCTACTGGGAAGAGCACAAGTCGGACTATATGACACCCAAACGTTACAAACTGGCAATTCTTTGGATTACTCCTTCGACTGAGCTTCCCGAAGAGCCTGCGATCGAAAGTTTCTACAAGGAGCACCGTACCGACTTCACCGACAGTGAAGGAAAGATACTCCCACTTGAAAAAGTGCGTGAAGAGGTTGTAGAGAAACTCCGCCTCAAAACTTCTAAGAAAGCTGCGCAGCTGGCGTATATCGACCTGAAAAAGGGTAAAAAAGCGGCAGAAGAGGAGAAAACGGTCGATGCCGGCGACACGATTTTTCCTGCCGAGGTATGGGAAGAGATCGAAGGGGCGCTACCTGGCACCGTCTTGAAACCCAAAATCGTAGGAGGGCGTTACGCCGTCATCAAAGTCATCGAAACGATTCTTCCACAACCCAAATCTTTCGAAAAGGCCTACGACGATGTCAAAGTGGACTATCTGTCAAAAAAACGGTTGGAACTTTTGCAAAAGATGGCGGAAAAAGCGAGTGCACAGCTTGATGATGCGCAACTTTCCGACTATGTGACGCGTGACAGTGTTGACAAGCTTCCACCGCTTACAAAGGAGGAGGCTGCGGCATTCCTTCAGAAGCTCTTCTCGACAAACAGACCAAATGGAGCGATACTGCTTGACAACAAAGCTGTCAGTTACTCAATAGTGGAACAGAAGTTGCTTAATTCTGACAAGCTGGAACAGCATAAAACGTTCATCGAAGAGAATGCGAAAAAGATGAAGTCGAATCTGCTGCAAAGCAACCTGATCGATCGCCTGCAGCAGAAATATACGATTGAAATATATCTAAAGGAAACCGAGTGA
- the ftsA gene encoding cell division protein FtsA produces the protein MSRPLLAIDIGSSKISVVIAEQKNDTIHVIGSGVAKSQGVRKGTITNIELTSRSIRQALGDAKRVAGTVASKAIISISGAYTRSINSSGIVNIPQQEIGIKEINRVMQTALYNANIPNEYEVLHVLPYNFKVDEQEFIEDPFGMNASRLEVDTHIITTQKSNLSNLKKSVKSAGIDIENVVLSGYASAISVLNEDEKELGVCVIDMGGSTCEMVIHSGNSIRFNSFLAVGSNHITNDLSMALHTPLNVAEKIKLEYGSLKTPSNELIEIPVIGDENENHEISLEIVYNVIQARVQETLMILAKELEKSNLKEQIGAGIVLTGGMTKLEGIRELAMAIFDNMPVRIARPRHVEGDFEPLDDPAFATVMGLLEYGAGAYTQYEIDSNRKMLHKKEPVTSDEGDMHDISLTSKDKEPLDQNLKNGDIKQTLAQVAQEENRESIGQKIKKLWHWMTQIF, from the coding sequence GTGAGCAGACCACTCCTTGCCATTGACATCGGATCGAGCAAAATCAGTGTCGTTATCGCGGAACAGAAAAACGATACGATTCATGTCATAGGTTCGGGTGTCGCGAAATCTCAGGGCGTTCGCAAAGGTACCATCACCAACATCGAGCTCACATCCCGTTCGATCCGTCAGGCACTCGGCGACGCCAAACGGGTCGCCGGCACCGTCGCCTCGAAAGCGATCATCTCCATCTCGGGCGCCTATACACGTTCGATCAACAGTTCCGGGATCGTCAACATCCCGCAACAGGAGATCGGGATCAAAGAGATCAACCGTGTCATGCAGACGGCACTCTACAACGCCAACATTCCCAACGAGTACGAGGTGCTGCATGTTCTTCCCTACAACTTCAAAGTGGACGAGCAGGAGTTCATAGAAGACCCGTTCGGGATGAATGCAAGCCGCCTCGAGGTTGACACCCACATTATCACGACACAGAAATCGAACCTGAGCAATCTCAAAAAATCGGTCAAGTCAGCGGGAATCGATATCGAAAATGTTGTCCTTTCGGGTTACGCCTCTGCGATCTCCGTGCTCAACGAAGATGAAAAAGAGCTCGGTGTCTGTGTTATCGATATGGGCGGCTCCACCTGCGAAATGGTGATACACTCTGGAAACTCGATCCGATTCAACTCTTTTCTGGCCGTCGGTTCGAACCACATCACCAACGACCTTTCGATGGCGCTGCATACACCGCTCAATGTCGCCGAAAAGATAAAGCTCGAATATGGGTCGTTGAAAACGCCATCCAACGAGCTGATCGAGATCCCCGTCATCGGAGACGAGAACGAAAACCACGAAATCTCTCTTGAAATAGTCTACAACGTCATTCAGGCACGCGTGCAGGAGACACTGATGATTCTGGCCAAAGAGCTGGAAAAGAGCAATCTGAAAGAGCAGATCGGTGCTGGGATCGTGCTGACAGGTGGCATGACCAAACTCGAAGGAATCAGGGAATTGGCAATGGCGATCTTCGACAATATGCCGGTGCGTATCGCCAGGCCACGCCACGTAGAAGGCGATTTCGAACCGCTCGACGATCCGGCTTTCGCAACGGTTATGGGCCTTTTGGAGTACGGAGCCGGTGCCTATACACAGTATGAAATCGACTCGAACCGGAAAATGCTTCATAAAAAAGAACCTGTTACATCCGACGAGGGAGATATGCACGACATTTCGCTGACCTCGAAGGATAAAGAGCCCCTCGACCAGAACCTGAAAAACGGCGATATCAAGCAGACGCTGGCCCAGGTCGCCCAGGAAGAGAACAGAGAGAGCATAGGACAAAAGATAAAGAAACTGTGGCACTGGATGACACAGATATTTTAA
- the ftsZ gene encoding cell division protein FtsZ codes for MSNRFSIEESPTITGAKIKAIGVGGGGGNMINHMIHQGIGGIDLIVANTDAQALETSKAPYKIQLGEKLTKGLGAGMKPEIGQESALESFETIKEVLSGADIVFVSSGLGGGTGTGAAPIIAQAAKEAGALTVAVVTKPFRFEGRKRMKLAESGLEQLKKESDSIIVIPNEKLLSIVDKNLGIKESFKMVDNILARAVSGISNVILSRGEHDINLDFADVNTVMSHRGLALMGVGEATGPSAAYEAIKNAIESPLLDNMDIKGAMGVLVHFHIHPDYPILEISEAMGIVEDNADEDAHVIFGTTTDENMSPDEVKITIVATGFESAENFQNDEEKKETKKQQITLMQPENSEPSIPASTPRVKVVGGYDNEEILDIPTWMRNQMD; via the coding sequence GTGAGCAACAGATTTTCAATTGAAGAGTCCCCTACCATTACCGGTGCAAAAATCAAAGCCATCGGTGTCGGAGGTGGCGGCGGAAACATGATCAACCATATGATTCATCAGGGAATCGGCGGAATCGATCTTATCGTCGCGAATACCGATGCACAGGCACTCGAAACCTCCAAAGCGCCCTACAAAATACAGCTTGGAGAAAAATTGACGAAAGGTCTCGGCGCCGGGATGAAGCCGGAGATCGGCCAGGAGTCGGCACTCGAGAGTTTCGAAACGATCAAAGAGGTACTTTCGGGTGCCGATATCGTCTTTGTCTCTTCCGGGCTCGGCGGGGGTACCGGTACCGGTGCAGCCCCCATTATCGCTCAGGCGGCCAAAGAGGCGGGAGCATTGACGGTGGCCGTCGTGACCAAACCATTTCGTTTTGAAGGCCGAAAGCGGATGAAACTGGCGGAAAGCGGCCTCGAACAGCTGAAAAAAGAGAGCGATTCCATCATTGTCATCCCCAATGAGAAGCTTCTGAGCATCGTCGACAAAAACCTCGGCATCAAAGAGAGCTTCAAAATGGTCGACAACATTCTCGCCCGTGCCGTCAGCGGCATCAGCAACGTCATTCTCTCACGTGGCGAACACGATATCAACCTCGACTTCGCCGATGTCAATACCGTCATGAGCCATCGCGGCCTGGCACTGATGGGTGTAGGAGAAGCGACCGGGCCGAGCGCAGCATACGAAGCGATCAAGAATGCGATCGAATCTCCGCTGCTCGACAACATGGACATCAAAGGGGCGATGGGCGTCCTCGTCCACTTCCATATCCATCCGGACTATCCTATCCTCGAGATCAGCGAAGCGATGGGGATCGTCGAAGACAATGCGGATGAAGACGCTCATGTCATCTTCGGTACCACAACCGACGAGAACATGTCACCGGATGAAGTGAAGATCACGATCGTCGCGACTGGCTTCGAAAGTGCTGAAAATTTCCAGAACGATGAAGAGAAGAAAGAGACGAAAAAACAACAGATCACACTGATGCAGCCGGAAAACAGCGAGCCCTCCATTCCCGCCAGCACGCCCCGCGTCAAAGTCGTCGGCGGGTACGACAATGAAGAGATCCTCGATATCCCGACCTGGATGCGAAACCAGATGGATTAA
- a CDS encoding ABC transporter ATP-binding protein, whose product MIEIKGLKKRFGPKEVLKGVDLTIPKGKTTVILGLSGGGKSTIIKHIVGLLKPDEGEIWIEGEEISHADEEQIRRIRKKVGFLFQSGALFDSMNVYENVAFPLREHTDMSEEEIRERVIERLEMVALKPKEVLELFPDELSGGMRKRVGLARTIALNPEIILYDEPTSGLDPITSDLISQMIVHLKKTLGVTSILISHDIKESFKAGDWFAMLYDGKIIETGDAEHFKHTTNPYVRQFLDGKSEGPIQFQER is encoded by the coding sequence ATGATCGAGATCAAAGGTTTGAAGAAACGGTTCGGTCCCAAAGAGGTTCTCAAAGGGGTCGACTTGACCATCCCGAAGGGGAAAACGACGGTGATACTCGGACTTTCCGGTGGAGGAAAGTCGACGATTATCAAACATATCGTAGGGCTTTTGAAGCCTGACGAGGGTGAGATATGGATCGAAGGCGAGGAGATAAGCCATGCCGACGAGGAGCAGATTCGCCGTATCCGGAAGAAAGTCGGATTCCTCTTTCAAAGCGGGGCACTCTTTGACAGCATGAATGTTTACGAGAATGTCGCCTTTCCGCTTCGCGAGCATACCGATATGAGCGAAGAGGAGATACGAGAACGGGTCATCGAGCGCCTGGAGATGGTTGCACTCAAACCCAAAGAGGTTCTCGAACTCTTCCCCGACGAACTGAGCGGTGGAATGCGCAAACGTGTCGGTCTGGCACGCACCATCGCACTCAATCCGGAAATTATTCTCTATGATGAACCGACAAGCGGGCTCGACCCTATTACAAGTGACCTCATTTCCCAGATGATCGTCCATCTTAAAAAGACGCTCGGCGTTACATCCATTTTGATTTCACACGATATAAAAGAGAGTTTCAAAGCGGGCGACTGGTTTGCGATGCTTTATGACGGGAAGATTATCGAAACGGGGGATGCCGAACATTTCAAACATACGACGAACCCCTATGTAAGACAGTTTCTGGATGGTAAAAGTGAAGGTCCCATTCAGTTTCAGGAGAGGTGA